The following proteins are encoded in a genomic region of Leptospira fainei serovar Hurstbridge str. BUT 6:
- a CDS encoding YegP family protein translates to MAAKFEVYTDKGGKFRFRLKAGNGEIIAASEAYESKQACLHGIESVKTNAASAQVVEVE, encoded by the coding sequence ATGGCAGCTAAATTTGAAGTGTACACCGACAAGGGAGGCAAGTTTCGCTTTCGCTTAAAGGCAGGAAACGGAGAAATTATCGCAGCTAGCGAAGCTTACGAATCTAAGCAGGCTTGCCTACACGGAATCGAATCCGTAAAAACCAATGCGGCATCCGCTCAAGTTGTGGAAGTGGAATAA
- a CDS encoding LIMLP_15305 family protein translates to MPENSAVQGYIARYQAERGKVKAFLSKFPFYGDILKNHQYYDADRLARNELSKRIDSLKEPLRRIEEGFVRDRRMELIGSTEILLSLIERLKNEISGASYGLNGLGSGFKASEAELEALAEWDYSLLQHTEELIAKASSNGLKATDSAETIRDWVSQFRSELDQFDEALKKRRDVFLKK, encoded by the coding sequence ATGCCCGAAAATAGCGCAGTACAAGGATATATCGCTCGTTATCAAGCTGAGAGGGGAAAGGTAAAAGCTTTTCTTTCCAAATTCCCTTTCTACGGTGATATCCTTAAAAACCACCAATACTATGATGCCGATCGATTGGCAAGAAACGAGCTTTCTAAGCGAATCGATTCTCTCAAAGAACCGCTTAGAAGGATCGAAGAAGGTTTCGTAAGAGATAGAAGAATGGAACTAATCGGCTCGACCGAGATCTTACTTTCATTGATAGAAAGATTAAAGAATGAGATATCGGGTGCCAGCTACGGACTCAACGGGTTAGGTAGCGGTTTTAAAGCAAGCGAAGCCGAGTTAGAAGCCCTTGCTGAATGGGATTATTCGCTTCTACAACATACGGAAGAATTAATTGCGAAAGCTAGTTCAAACGGTCTGAAAGCGACAGACTCCGCCGAAACAATCAGAGATTGGGTGAGTCAGTTTCGATCGGAACTCGACCAATTTGACGAAGCTCTTAAAAAAAGACGAGATGTATTTCTCAAGAAATAA
- the thrC gene encoding threonine synthase, giving the protein MSSTLTRYKAEFRCINDACGTTYDLNDIVYECRKCGSLLQVSHDIEALKEKSGKEWKDLFDFRFRSVKFPNSSGIWNKREWVLPHVEDKDIVSSGEGLSHLFSSERLTKDLGLGGLWIKQCGISHTGSFKDLGMTALLSQVKHMLSNGVNIRAVACASSGDTSAALASYAAKAGIPAIIFLPAGKVSQAQLIQPVSNGAKVIALETDFDGCMKIVKEVTKQAGIYLANSMNSLRIEGQKTIAPEIVQQLEWEVPDWVIIPGGNLGNVSALGAGFEMAKNLDLINKLPRIVLAQAEHANPLYLSYLTNFQEFNPVEAKPTLASAIQIGNPVSVQKAIKTLKTFNGIVEQASEAELSDAAARTDLYGLYNDPHTGVAIAALYKLLSKGVVRKGEKVVVISTAHGLKFTEFKLKFHEGKISGTTPGLANQIRVCKPEVGKVMDEIGKFLQSKG; this is encoded by the coding sequence ATGAGCTCTACCCTTACCAGGTATAAGGCGGAATTTCGCTGCATTAACGATGCCTGCGGAACCACCTATGATTTGAATGATATCGTCTATGAATGCCGCAAATGCGGCAGTCTTTTACAGGTTTCGCATGATATAGAAGCCTTAAAAGAAAAGTCGGGAAAGGAGTGGAAGGATTTATTCGACTTTCGATTTCGCTCGGTAAAGTTCCCCAATAGTTCCGGGATTTGGAATAAGCGGGAATGGGTCCTTCCGCATGTGGAGGATAAGGATATTGTCAGCTCCGGCGAAGGTCTATCTCATCTATTCTCGTCGGAAAGGCTGACCAAGGACCTGGGTCTGGGAGGGCTCTGGATCAAACAGTGTGGGATTTCCCACACCGGCTCATTCAAAGATCTAGGAATGACCGCTCTCTTGAGTCAGGTTAAGCATATGCTGAGTAACGGAGTAAATATTCGCGCCGTCGCTTGTGCAAGCTCGGGAGATACTTCTGCCGCCCTCGCCTCCTATGCTGCTAAGGCCGGTATTCCCGCAATTATCTTCTTACCTGCGGGCAAAGTATCGCAAGCGCAACTGATCCAACCCGTTTCTAACGGAGCAAAAGTGATCGCGTTGGAAACGGACTTTGACGGTTGCATGAAAATCGTGAAAGAAGTAACTAAACAAGCGGGAATTTATCTCGCGAATTCTATGAACAGTTTACGAATTGAAGGGCAGAAAACGATCGCTCCGGAAATTGTTCAGCAATTGGAATGGGAAGTTCCGGATTGGGTCATCATCCCTGGTGGAAATCTAGGAAACGTTTCCGCTCTCGGCGCCGGCTTTGAGATGGCAAAGAACCTAGACTTGATAAACAAATTGCCTCGAATCGTCTTAGCTCAGGCCGAACATGCAAATCCTCTCTATCTCTCGTATTTAACTAACTTTCAGGAATTTAATCCTGTGGAAGCAAAGCCGACATTGGCTTCTGCAATCCAAATCGGTAATCCGGTTTCCGTTCAAAAGGCGATTAAAACCTTAAAAACGTTTAATGGCATAGTAGAGCAAGCTAGTGAGGCTGAACTTTCAGACGCCGCAGCTCGAACGGATTTATACGGTCTCTACAATGATCCGCATACCGGAGTTGCAATCGCAGCTCTATACAAATTACTTTCGAAAGGTGTCGTCCGAAAAGGGGAGAAAGTAGTGGTAATCTCTACGGCTCACGGCTTAAAATTTACCGAATTTAAGCTCAAATTCCACGAAGGTAAAATTTCGGGTACAACCCCAGGTTTAGCGAACCAAATTCGGGTTTGTAAGCCGGAAGTCGGAAAGGTGATGGATGAGATCGGTAAATTCCTACAATCAAAGGGCTGA
- a CDS encoding SPFH domain-containing protein → MALIDVIKYEGNPGELVWKFPRNDISTFGQLVVNESQEVIFFKEGKALDVFGPGTHTLKTGNVPILEKLVNLPFGGQTPFTAEVVYVNKALVQLKWGTPAPIQVEDPKYMITLGVRAFGTYNIKVIDSKSFATTVVGAKGAYSTDEVDNLLKPMVITRLSDFLAEVVLKSGEPITRLSQHLDEASSAGKTKVQPDFAKYGIEVVDFLVQSINFDQNDPNFQKIQKVLTDKFEIETLGGMYQQKRMLDIGETAAGNPGGNAGEGMSAGMGLGMGMNMANMMANMMGQNQNNNAAANGQNDATARLAKLKTMLDQGLITQEEFDSKKKDILNSI, encoded by the coding sequence ATGGCATTAATAGACGTAATCAAGTACGAAGGAAATCCGGGCGAACTTGTCTGGAAATTTCCCAGAAATGATATTAGCACGTTCGGTCAGTTGGTCGTAAACGAAAGCCAAGAGGTCATCTTCTTTAAAGAAGGCAAAGCTTTAGACGTATTCGGACCGGGCACTCATACTCTTAAAACCGGGAACGTTCCGATTTTGGAAAAATTAGTGAATCTTCCTTTTGGAGGACAAACTCCTTTTACCGCGGAAGTCGTTTATGTAAATAAGGCTTTAGTTCAGTTAAAATGGGGTACGCCTGCTCCGATCCAAGTGGAAGATCCGAAGTACATGATCACTTTGGGCGTCAGAGCATTCGGAACTTATAATATTAAAGTAATCGATTCCAAATCTTTCGCTACGACGGTGGTTGGAGCGAAAGGCGCTTACAGCACCGACGAAGTCGATAATCTTCTGAAACCGATGGTAATTACTCGACTCAGCGATTTTCTGGCCGAAGTAGTTCTCAAGAGCGGAGAACCGATTACTCGATTAAGCCAGCATTTGGACGAAGCTTCTTCTGCCGGAAAAACCAAGGTTCAACCCGACTTTGCAAAATATGGAATCGAAGTCGTAGATTTTCTGGTTCAGTCGATTAACTTCGATCAAAACGATCCTAATTTCCAGAAAATCCAGAAGGTCCTCACCGATAAATTCGAAATCGAAACACTCGGCGGAATGTATCAGCAAAAGAGAATGCTTGATATCGGAGAAACTGCAGCGGGCAACCCCGGAGGTAATGCCGGCGAAGGTATGTCGGCCGGAATGGGGCTCGGTATGGGAATGAACATGGCAAACATGATGGCGAATATGATGGGTCAAAACCAGAATAATAATGCGGCCGCGAACGGACAAAACGATGCGACGGCAAGGCTTGCCAAACTGAAAACGATGCTCGATCAGGGGTTAATCACTCAGGAAGAATTTGATTCCAAAAAAAAGGACATCCTGAACTCTATCTAA
- the lepB gene encoding signal peptidase I — protein sequence MLFLTKAGISTKFPMLLWIKKALPVFLAIVSVLYLRIFIIQFYFISGNSMMPSFKDGDLILVKKWGFPARVGPWTWSLIESDIDRFDVLVLDGVGTELSLKRVVGLPGDFFRFSEGRIHINDSSLEEPFVKSGFKTQAPSLSIVPVVSVSGNIGIGDSGRIPPGYFLVLGDNREFSTDSRNYGLIPFQKLRGKVLLSF from the coding sequence ATGTTATTTTTAACTAAAGCGGGCATATCGACTAAATTTCCAATGCTCCTCTGGATTAAAAAAGCATTGCCGGTGTTTCTTGCTATCGTCTCGGTTCTTTACCTGAGAATTTTCATTATTCAATTTTACTTCATCAGCGGAAATTCCATGATGCCTAGTTTCAAAGACGGGGATTTAATTCTCGTAAAAAAATGGGGATTTCCTGCAAGAGTCGGCCCTTGGACATGGTCTTTGATCGAATCCGATATCGATCGATTCGACGTTCTTGTTTTAGACGGTGTCGGGACCGAATTAAGTTTAAAGAGAGTTGTCGGACTCCCGGGAGATTTTTTTCGATTCTCCGAAGGGCGAATTCATATCAACGATTCTTCATTGGAAGAGCCATTTGTGAAGTCCGGTTTTAAAACCCAAGCCCCTTCTCTTTCGATCGTTCCCGTTGTGAGTGTTTCCGGTAACATCGGTATCGGCGATTCTGGCAGGATCCCGCCCGGATACTTTTTGGTCTTAGGGGATAACCGTGAGTTCTCCACGGATTCTCGAAATTACGGACTCATTCCATTTCAAAAATTGCGCGGAAAAGTTTTACTCAGCTTTTAA
- a CDS encoding LIC10486 family protein produces MEQNSQTSKLQEQANLMNLAFESVLTEEQAIELIQGKLKDAYLIKLRIDVENRAGIVVGLISRFKHEFIELYSLFSNSSLIRKIRTFEDFGQITHDMAEAAREEAADPGLSEQIGRILHTKLNKQILENYYPLWERNDTTALVNLLENQVKLGMKINMVRVQADVEFVSSIRNRGKNIFAGVLSPILKPPEEGEAAALSAGTLDPEKAAVQRQIEAIRKGFGRVVAAKTILSPVNGIDFDDLIEGDKILFQLPNNSPEEKALAKTLGAIDQNGNTKPVVGSFISIASGKNEYHIFAKGPAGVLLQAFEESPVRLARPKSATTPRPPGMSGGKSASDSGNTLNYFIIVGVVLLAGLLAFILLR; encoded by the coding sequence ATGGAACAAAACTCGCAAACCAGTAAACTCCAAGAACAGGCAAATTTAATGAACCTGGCTTTCGAATCCGTCCTTACCGAGGAGCAGGCAATCGAACTGATCCAAGGAAAATTAAAGGATGCATACCTTATAAAACTTCGGATCGACGTTGAAAATAGGGCGGGCATCGTTGTCGGACTCATCTCCAGATTTAAACATGAGTTCATAGAATTATATTCTTTATTCTCAAATTCCTCTTTAATTCGTAAAATCAGAACGTTCGAAGATTTCGGACAGATAACTCATGATATGGCGGAAGCAGCTAGGGAAGAAGCTGCGGATCCGGGCTTGTCCGAACAAATCGGTCGAATTCTACATACGAAATTAAACAAACAAATTTTAGAAAATTATTATCCACTCTGGGAACGAAACGATACTACGGCGCTCGTTAATCTTTTAGAAAATCAAGTCAAGTTGGGCATGAAGATCAACATGGTGCGGGTACAAGCAGACGTAGAGTTCGTATCGAGCATCAGAAATCGTGGAAAAAATATTTTTGCCGGAGTTCTTTCTCCGATCCTCAAACCCCCCGAAGAAGGAGAAGCTGCCGCTCTATCGGCGGGAACTTTAGATCCTGAAAAAGCTGCCGTTCAACGTCAAATCGAAGCGATTCGGAAAGGATTCGGTCGAGTGGTAGCCGCAAAGACTATTCTTTCCCCGGTAAACGGGATCGATTTCGACGATCTGATAGAAGGCGATAAGATATTATTCCAACTTCCGAATAACTCGCCTGAAGAGAAAGCTTTGGCGAAAACTCTGGGCGCAATAGATCAAAACGGAAATACAAAACCCGTGGTCGGTTCCTTCATATCGATTGCTTCGGGCAAGAATGAATATCATATTTTTGCAAAGGGTCCGGCTGGCGTGCTATTGCAGGCGTTTGAAGAAAGTCCCGTTCGCTTAGCGCGCCCGAAAAGCGCCACAACCCCGAGACCTCCGGGGATGAGCGGAGGTAAGTCAGCGTCCGATTCCGGAAACACGCTCAACTACTTTATTATAGTCGGCGTAGTGCTTCTTGCAGGGCTTTTAGCTTTTATTCTTTTAAGATAG